Proteins encoded in a region of the Mesoflavibacter profundi genome:
- a CDS encoding RagB/SusD family nutrient uptake outer membrane protein, translated as MKNLLTKALAIAIIGLSSSCSEEFLDNSGVAGESQPTASFTSAQVEQAALTNTDIPAASVNGIYAQMIQTGSGGTDLNHDDFGQKGYDIYGDMLCGDMALSVSTYGWYRADITEFQAPLDFTRGRNRMVWRYYYRIVRSANNVIESLGGNDAVPELDANKYSMGQAKALRAHSYFYLTQYFQKEYVANEAILPLYTEPLSENLPKSSAEEVYNLMESDLTDAISLLDGFNRTAKNQVDQNVARMILAYVLGAKGDRWQDVADLTQDVINTTSHTMLPNTDVTNGFADVNNNSWMWGIDLTENNGLDLVSWWGQVDAWSYSYAWAGDYKVIDSDLYAAIPNNDVRKAQFFNNPSNGRHLQPLFKFFASDQIGGASQTVTADYVYMRVEEAFLLNAEANARIPNEAAARTSLKALLDLRVPSSAYVDALTGQALRDEIYLQTRIELWGEGKSYLAMKRNQATTVRGGNHLSFVGEPIPYNDERMQFEIPQDEIQNNPFLSNQNQ; from the coding sequence ATGAAAAATTTATTAACAAAAGCTTTAGCGATAGCTATTATAGGATTATCGTCAAGCTGTAGCGAAGAGTTTTTAGATAACTCTGGTGTTGCTGGTGAAAGCCAACCAACAGCTTCATTTACTTCTGCTCAAGTGGAGCAGGCAGCATTAACTAATACTGATATACCAGCTGCATCAGTAAATGGTATTTATGCACAAATGATTCAAACTGGATCAGGAGGAACAGACTTAAACCATGATGATTTTGGTCAAAAAGGTTATGATATTTACGGTGACATGTTATGCGGTGATATGGCATTAAGCGTAAGTACATATGGATGGTATAGAGCTGATATTACAGAATTCCAAGCTCCATTAGATTTCACAAGAGGTAGAAACAGAATGGTTTGGAGATATTATTATAGAATTGTACGTTCTGCTAATAACGTTATTGAGTCATTAGGAGGTAATGACGCTGTACCAGAATTAGATGCTAATAAATACTCTATGGGTCAAGCTAAAGCATTAAGAGCTCATTCATATTTTTACTTAACTCAGTATTTCCAAAAAGAGTATGTTGCTAATGAAGCTATATTACCATTATATACTGAACCTTTATCTGAAAACTTACCTAAGTCTTCAGCTGAAGAAGTTTACAACTTAATGGAGTCTGATTTAACTGATGCAATTTCTCTTTTAGATGGTTTTAATAGAACTGCAAAAAACCAAGTAGATCAAAATGTAGCTAGAATGATTTTAGCTTACGTACTTGGTGCTAAAGGAGATAGATGGCAAGATGTAGCTGACTTAACACAAGATGTTATAAATACTACTAGTCACACTATGTTACCTAACACAGATGTTACTAATGGTTTTGCTGATGTAAACAATAATAGTTGGATGTGGGGAATTGACCTAACTGAAAACAATGGTTTAGATTTAGTATCATGGTGGGGACAAGTTGATGCTTGGTCTTATAGTTATGCATGGGCTGGTGATTACAAAGTAATCGATTCAGATTTATATGCAGCTATTCCAAATAACGATGTAAGAAAAGCTCAATTCTTTAACAATCCTTCAAACGGAAGACACTTACAGCCATTATTTAAGTTTTTTGCTTCAGACCAAATTGGAGGAGCATCGCAAACAGTTACTGCTGATTATGTATACATGAGAGTTGAAGAGGCGTTTTTATTAAATGCTGAAGCAAATGCTAGAATTCCTAATGAAGCAGCTGCTAGAACTAGCTTAAAAGCATTATTAGATTTAAGAGTACCTAGTTCAGCATATGTTGATGCTTTAACTGGACAAGCTTTAAGAGATGAGATATACTTACAAACAAGAATAGAGCTTTGGGGTGAAGGTAAAAGTTACTTAGCAATGAAAAGAAATCAAGCTACTACAGTACGTGGTGGAAATCACTTATCATTTGTAGGAGAGCCAATTCCTTACAATGATGAAAGAATGCAGTTTGAAATCCCTCAAGATGAAATTCAAAATAATCCATTCTTAAGTAATCAAAATCAATAA